One window of Flavobacterium ammonificans genomic DNA carries:
- the thrS gene encoding threonine--tRNA ligase, with product MIKITLPDGSVKEFAAGITPMDVAKSISEGLARNVISASFNGTTVETVTPLTTDGSLVLFTWNDEGGKKAFWHSTSHVMAQVLEEMYPGIKLTLGPAIANGFYYDVDFEDHKITDADFKKIEDRVLEISRDKHEFKLRPVSKAEALEVYKDNVYKTELISNLEDGTITFCDHSTFTDLCRGGHIPNTGIIKAMKVMSVAGAYWRGDEKNKQLTRVYGISFPKQKDLTEYLELLEEAKRRDHRKLGKELELFAFSTKVGQGLPLWLPKGAALRDRLEQFLKRAQKKAGYEQVVTPHIGQKELYVTSGHYAKYGADSFQPINTPAEGEEFLLKPMNCPHHCEIYNVRPWSYKDLPKRYAEFGTVYRYEQSGELHGLTRVRGFTQDDAHIFCTPEQLDEEFKKVIDLVLYVFGSLGFENFTAQISLRDQENREKYIGSDENWEKAENAIINAARDKGLNTVVEYGEAAFYGPKLDFMVKDALGRQWQLGTIQVDYNLPERFDLTYKGSDDQLHRPVMIHRAPFGSMERFIAILLEHTAGNFPLWLMPEQAIILSLSEKYEIYAKKVLDLLENHEIRALIDNRNETIGKKIRDAEMQKTPFMLIVGEEEEKNGTISIRRHGQEGKGNITVTIEEFAAIVTEEINKTLKVFTV from the coding sequence ATGATTAAGATTACTTTACCCGATGGGTCTGTGAAAGAATTTGCAGCTGGGATTACCCCAATGGACGTTGCAAAAAGCATTAGCGAAGGATTAGCTAGAAATGTAATTTCTGCTTCATTCAATGGTACTACCGTTGAAACCGTTACGCCTTTGACCACAGATGGTAGTCTTGTTCTTTTTACTTGGAATGACGAAGGAGGAAAAAAAGCGTTTTGGCACTCTACTTCGCACGTTATGGCTCAAGTTTTAGAGGAAATGTACCCAGGTATCAAATTAACCCTTGGACCTGCAATTGCTAACGGATTTTATTACGATGTTGATTTTGAAGATCATAAAATTACCGATGCCGATTTCAAAAAAATTGAAGACCGCGTATTAGAAATTTCAAGAGACAAACACGAATTCAAATTGCGCCCTGTTTCAAAAGCAGAAGCACTTGAAGTCTACAAAGACAATGTTTATAAAACTGAATTAATTTCGAACCTAGAAGACGGAACTATTACTTTTTGTGACCACTCTACCTTCACCGATTTATGTCGTGGAGGTCATATTCCAAATACTGGAATTATTAAGGCAATGAAAGTAATGAGTGTAGCCGGTGCTTACTGGAGAGGAGACGAAAAAAACAAACAGTTAACTCGTGTCTACGGAATATCATTCCCAAAACAAAAAGACTTAACTGAATACCTAGAATTGTTGGAAGAGGCGAAACGTCGCGACCATAGAAAACTAGGAAAAGAATTGGAATTATTTGCTTTTTCAACTAAAGTTGGACAAGGTTTGCCTTTGTGGTTGCCAAAAGGAGCTGCTTTGCGTGATCGTTTGGAGCAATTTTTGAAAAGAGCACAGAAAAAAGCAGGATACGAACAAGTAGTGACACCACATATTGGTCAAAAAGAATTGTACGTGACTTCTGGACACTATGCTAAATATGGTGCCGATAGTTTCCAACCCATCAATACACCTGCAGAAGGTGAAGAGTTTTTGTTAAAACCAATGAACTGTCCTCATCACTGTGAGATTTACAATGTTCGTCCTTGGTCATACAAAGATTTACCAAAACGTTATGCAGAATTTGGAACGGTGTATCGTTACGAACAAAGTGGAGAATTACACGGATTGACTCGTGTAAGAGGATTTACTCAAGATGATGCGCATATTTTCTGTACACCTGAACAATTGGACGAAGAATTCAAGAAAGTAATTGATTTAGTATTGTATGTTTTCGGTTCATTAGGATTTGAAAACTTCACTGCTCAAATTTCATTACGCGACCAAGAAAACAGAGAAAAGTACATTGGTTCCGATGAAAATTGGGAAAAAGCAGAAAATGCCATTATCAATGCTGCTAGAGATAAAGGATTGAATACTGTTGTGGAATATGGCGAAGCTGCTTTTTATGGTCCAAAACTGGATTTCATGGTAAAAGATGCTTTAGGAAGACAATGGCAATTAGGAACTATTCAGGTAGATTACAACTTGCCAGAACGTTTCGATTTGACTTACAAAGGTTCTGACGATCAATTACACAGACCGGTAATGATTCACCGCGCTCCATTTGGTTCAATGGAACGTTTCATAGCTATTTTATTAGAGCATACTGCTGGTAATTTCCCATTATGGTTAATGCCAGAACAAGCTATTATCTTGTCATTGAGCGAGAAATACGAAATATATGCTAAAAAAGTTTTAGATTTGCTAGAAAATCACGAAATTCGCGCCCTAATTGACAACCGAAACGAAACAATCGGGAAGAAAATTAGAGATGCTGAAATGCAAAAAACGCCTTTCATGCTGATTGTGGGTGAAGAAGAAGAAAAAAACGGTACAATTTCTATTCGACGTCACGGTCAAGAAGGAAAAGGAAATATAACAGTTACCATAGAGGAATTTGCCGCTATTGTTACTGAAGAGATCAACAAAACATTAAAAGTATTTACAGTTTAA
- a CDS encoding hydroxymethylglutaryl-CoA lyase, with protein sequence METVKIIECPRDAMQGIKSFIPTATKVAYIQSLLRVGFDTIDFGSFVSSKAIPQMQDTAEVLAQLDLSKTRSKLLAIIANTLGAEAACNFSEIQYLGFPFSISENFQMRNTHKTIAQSMISLEEILNLADANNKEVVAYLSMGFGNPYGDPWNTEIVGDWTEKLAAMGVKIVSLSDTIGSSTPETISYLFSNLISAYPSIEFGAHLHTTPDSWYEKVDSAYQAGCFRFDGAIQGFGGCPMATNHLTGNMPTEKLLSYFTAKKANTNLSPMSFESAYNEASKVFGEFH encoded by the coding sequence ATGGAAACAGTAAAAATTATCGAATGTCCACGTGATGCTATGCAAGGAATAAAATCTTTTATTCCTACTGCAACTAAGGTGGCTTATATTCAGTCTTTACTACGTGTTGGTTTTGACACCATAGATTTTGGAAGTTTTGTTTCGTCAAAAGCCATTCCTCAAATGCAAGATACCGCCGAGGTATTGGCCCAATTGGATTTGTCGAAAACCCGAAGTAAGTTATTGGCAATCATCGCCAATACACTTGGCGCAGAAGCGGCTTGTAATTTTTCTGAAATTCAGTATTTAGGTTTTCCATTTTCTATTTCGGAGAATTTCCAAATGCGTAATACTCACAAAACGATTGCGCAATCTATGATCAGTTTAGAAGAAATTTTGAATTTGGCTGATGCCAATAATAAAGAAGTTGTCGCTTATCTTTCAATGGGATTTGGTAATCCGTATGGAGATCCTTGGAACACAGAAATTGTAGGAGATTGGACTGAAAAATTAGCTGCGATGGGAGTAAAAATTGTCTCACTCTCAGACACTATTGGAAGTTCTACTCCTGAAACTATTTCATATTTATTTTCTAATTTGATTTCAGCCTATCCATCGATTGAATTTGGGGCGCATTTGCATACCACACCTGATTCTTGGTATGAAAAAGTAGATTCAGCATACCAAGCTGGGTGTTTTCGTTTTGATGGAGCTATTCAAGGTTTTGGTGGTTGTCCAATGGCGACCAATCATTTGACTGGAAATATGCCTACAGAAAAATTACTTTCTTACTTTACTGCAAAAAAAGCAAATACCAATTTAAGTCCAATGAGTTTTGAAAGTGCTTATAATGAAGCATCAAAAGTATTTGGGGAGTTTCATTAA
- a CDS encoding quinone-dependent dihydroorotate dehydrogenase, translating to MYKLLIRPILFCFDPEKVHYFTFSLIRRLAKIPGFSLLFRALYEVKDSRLETEVFGLKFKNPVGLAAGFDKNAVLYKELSDFGFGFIEIGTITPKAQDGNPKKRLFRLKEDSAIINRMGFNNGGVDEAVLRLKQNNGVLIGGNIGKNKVTPNEEATSDYEICFEALFDYVDYFVVNVSSPNTPNLRALQDKEPLTDLLQTLQNKNLAKPKQKPILLKIAPDLTDEQLLDIIDIINETKIAGVIATNTTLSREGLASENKIEMGGLSGKPLAKRSTEVIRFLSEKSNKSFPIIGVGGIHTAEDAIEKLEAGASLVQLYTGFIYEGPALVKAINKAILRNK from the coding sequence ATGTACAAACTACTAATTCGTCCGATACTTTTCTGTTTTGATCCCGAAAAAGTACATTATTTTACCTTTTCTTTAATTCGAAGACTTGCTAAAATTCCTGGTTTTTCATTACTTTTTCGTGCTTTATATGAAGTCAAAGATAGCCGATTAGAAACGGAAGTTTTTGGATTGAAATTTAAAAATCCAGTGGGTTTAGCAGCAGGTTTTGATAAAAATGCCGTTTTGTACAAAGAATTGTCTGATTTCGGCTTTGGATTTATCGAAATAGGTACTATTACTCCAAAAGCACAAGATGGAAATCCAAAAAAACGCTTGTTTCGTTTAAAAGAAGATAGCGCCATTATTAACCGAATGGGTTTTAATAACGGCGGAGTGGATGAGGCAGTATTGCGTTTGAAGCAAAATAACGGAGTTTTAATAGGAGGAAATATTGGAAAAAATAAAGTCACTCCAAACGAAGAAGCTACTTCGGATTATGAAATTTGTTTTGAGGCGCTGTTTGATTATGTGGACTATTTTGTGGTCAATGTGAGTTCGCCAAACACCCCTAATTTACGTGCTTTACAAGATAAAGAACCTTTAACTGACTTGTTGCAAACTTTACAAAATAAGAATTTGGCTAAGCCAAAGCAGAAACCAATTTTGTTAAAAATCGCACCGGATTTAACAGATGAACAATTATTGGATATTATTGATATTATTAATGAAACCAAAATAGCCGGAGTTATCGCTACTAATACCACTTTGTCACGTGAAGGCTTGGCTTCTGAAAATAAAATAGAAATGGGTGGTTTGTCTGGGAAACCTTTGGCAAAACGTTCAACTGAAGTCATTCGATTTCTATCTGAGAAAAGCAACAAATCGTTTCCAATTATTGGTGTTGGTGGAATTCACACTGCCGAAGACGCTATAGAAAAGTTGGAAGCCGGAGCCAGTTTGGTTCAATTGTACACAGGATTTATTTATGAAGGTCCTGCTTTAGTAAAAGCAATCAACAAAGCCATTTTGCGAAACAAATAA
- the infC gene encoding translation initiation factor IF-3 → MAIRSNRGYQPRVEKKDAHRINNFIRVPEVRLVGENIEPGVFKTADALKLADEFELDLVEISPNADPPVCKIMDYKKFVYEQKKREKVLKAKSTQVVIKEIRFGPQTDEHDYEFKRKNAEKFLKEGSKLKAFVFFKGRSIIYKDQGQILLLRLATDLEEHGKVEAMPVLEGKRMIMFIAPKKKK, encoded by the coding sequence ATAGCAATAAGAAGCAACAGAGGTTACCAACCTCGAGTAGAAAAGAAAGATGCACACCGAATTAATAATTTTATTCGTGTACCAGAAGTACGTCTTGTAGGTGAAAATATTGAGCCTGGAGTTTTTAAAACTGCAGATGCTTTGAAATTAGCTGACGAATTTGAATTGGATTTGGTTGAAATTTCGCCAAATGCAGATCCACCCGTTTGTAAAATCATGGACTACAAAAAGTTTGTCTATGAGCAAAAGAAACGCGAAAAGGTTTTGAAAGCTAAATCAACACAAGTGGTGATTAAAGAAATTCGTTTTGGTCCTCAAACCGATGAGCATGATTACGAATTCAAAAGAAAGAATGCTGAAAAATTCTTGAAAGAAGGTTCTAAATTGAAAGCTTTTGTTTTCTTTAAAGGACGTTCAATCATTTACAAAGATCAAGGTCAAATTTTATTATTACGTTTGGCAACTGATTTAGAAGAACATGGTAAAGTAGAAGCGATGCCAGTTCTTGAAGGAAAGAGAATGATTATGTTCATTGCTCCTAAGAAAAAGAAATAA
- the guaB gene encoding IMP dehydrogenase — protein MIAHNSKIIGEGLTYDDVLLVPNYSDVLPREVSIQSKFSRNITLNVPIVAAAMDTVTESAMAIAMAQEGGIGVLHKNMTIEQQAAKVRKVKRAESGMIIDPVTLPLTSTIADAKNAMKEFGIGGIPIVDEHRILKGIVTNRDLRFEKNGARPIVEVMTSQNLITVAEGTSLEQAEVVLQGNKIEKLPVVNAKYELVGLITFRDITKLTQKPIANKDVYGRLRVAAAIGVTGDAVQRAEALVNAGVDAIIIDTAHGHTQGVVNVLKEVKAKFPKIDVIVGNIATPEAAKYLVENGADGVKVGIGPGSICTTRIVAGVGFPQFSAVLEVAAAIKGTGVPVIADGGIRYTGDIPKAIAAGADCVMLGSLLAGTKESPGETIIFEGRKFKSYRGMGSVEAMQGGSKDRYFQDVEDDVKKLVPEGIVGRVPYKGELNESMLQFIGGLRAGMGYCGAKDIPTLQETGRFVRITSSGITESHPHNVTITKEAPNYSR, from the coding sequence ATGATCGCACACAATTCAAAGATTATCGGCGAAGGATTAACGTACGACGACGTTCTATTAGTTCCTAACTATTCTGACGTACTTCCACGAGAAGTAAGTATTCAATCCAAATTTTCAAGAAACATTACGTTAAATGTTCCAATTGTAGCTGCAGCTATGGATACGGTTACAGAAAGTGCAATGGCAATTGCTATGGCGCAAGAGGGCGGAATTGGGGTGCTACACAAGAATATGACTATTGAGCAACAAGCTGCTAAAGTGCGAAAAGTGAAACGTGCGGAGTCTGGAATGATTATAGATCCAGTAACTTTACCTTTGACTTCAACTATTGCAGATGCTAAAAATGCAATGAAAGAATTCGGAATTGGTGGAATCCCAATTGTAGACGAACATAGAATATTGAAAGGGATTGTAACCAATCGTGATTTACGTTTTGAAAAAAATGGGGCACGTCCTATTGTAGAGGTAATGACTTCTCAAAACTTAATCACTGTTGCTGAAGGAACTTCGTTAGAGCAAGCAGAAGTAGTTTTACAAGGAAACAAAATCGAAAAATTACCAGTGGTTAATGCTAAATACGAATTAGTAGGTTTAATCACTTTTAGAGATATCACCAAATTAACTCAGAAACCAATTGCCAACAAAGACGTTTATGGACGTTTGCGTGTTGCTGCGGCGATTGGCGTTACAGGTGATGCGGTTCAAAGAGCAGAAGCTTTGGTGAATGCTGGAGTTGATGCTATTATTATTGATACGGCTCACGGACACACGCAAGGTGTGGTGAACGTATTGAAAGAAGTAAAAGCTAAATTTCCAAAAATTGATGTTATTGTTGGAAACATTGCTACGCCAGAAGCGGCTAAATATTTAGTTGAAAATGGAGCTGATGGAGTAAAAGTAGGAATTGGACCAGGTTCGATTTGTACTACTCGTATTGTGGCAGGTGTTGGTTTTCCTCAATTTTCAGCTGTTTTAGAAGTAGCTGCTGCTATCAAAGGAACTGGTGTTCCAGTTATTGCTGATGGAGGTATTCGTTATACAGGAGATATTCCTAAAGCGATTGCTGCAGGTGCCGACTGTGTGATGTTAGGTTCGCTTTTAGCAGGAACAAAAGAATCTCCAGGAGAAACGATTATTTTTGAAGGAAGAAAATTCAAATCTTATCGCGGAATGGGTTCTGTTGAAGCCATGCAAGGAGGTTCTAAAGATCGTTATTTCCAAGATGTAGAAGACGATGTGAAGAAATTAGTTCCAGAAGGAATTGTAGGTCGTGTGCCTTACAAAGGAGAATTGAACGAAAGTATGTTGCAATTCATTGGAGGTCTTCGTGCCGGAATGGGATACTGTGGCGCTAAAGACATTCCAACATTACAAGAAACAGGACGTTTTGTTCGTATTACTTCAAGTGGAATTACAGAAAGTCACCCACACAATGTGACAATTACTAAAGAAGCTCCTAATTATTCAAGATAA